From the genome of Miscanthus floridulus cultivar M001 chromosome 10, ASM1932011v1, whole genome shotgun sequence, one region includes:
- the LOC136485188 gene encoding uncharacterized protein, whose translation MRLGGGRKHGRTWIANAAIDPTTVPTLSQLRAQSTSSSQPIRSRPTPTLQRVDALEAQNNEKTAQITALTARLEAEQAARQAQEVRIAEMMQIMQALGQKTGVPVQMSAPPPQVPHAFAATPPQSAGSNNPPRASPDSGGFVTPPSTQRPDGWEGW comes from the exons ATGAGGCTCGGTGGCGGCAGGAAGCACGGCCGGACGTGGATTGCGAACGCCGCCATCGACCCCACCACTGTTCCCACTCTGAGCCAgctccgagcacagagcacgagttccagccagcccatacgctcacggCCTACTCCGACACTGCAGCGGGTCGATGCGCTCGAG gcccagaacAACGAGAAGACGGCGCAGATCACGGCCCTCACTGCTCGGCTGGAGGCTGAGCAGGCCGCTCGGCAGGCCCAGGAGGTCAGGATTGCAGAAATGATGCAAATCATGCAAGCTCTTGGGCAGAAGACGGGTGTGCCTGTGCAGATGTCAGCTCCTCCGCCTCAGGTGCCGCACGCgtttgcagctactcct cctcagtcggcggGTTCCAATAACCCCCCTCGTGCGTCACCTGATTCTGGAGGCTTCGTTACACCACCCTCGACGCAGAGGCCAGACGGTTGGGAAGGTTGGTGA